One window of the Ammospiza nelsoni isolate bAmmNel1 chromosome 2, bAmmNel1.pri, whole genome shotgun sequence genome contains the following:
- the TSC22D1 gene encoding TSC22 domain family protein 1 isoform X3: MNAQCCRPVAMDLGVYQLRHFSISFLSSLLGTDTSSLRLDSSSSGASVVAIDNKIEQAMDLVKSHLMYAVREEVEVLKEQIKELIEKNSQLEQENTLLKTLASPEQLAQFQAQLQTGSPPSSSQSQGTAQQPAQPASQGSGPSA; this comes from the exons ATGAATGCCCAATGTTGTAGACCGGTGGCAATGGATCTAGGAGTTTATCAACTAAGACACTTCTCGATTTCGTTCTTATCGTCATTGCTGGGCACCGACACCTCGTCCCTGAGGCTCGACAGTAG CTCCTCTGGTGCAAGCGTAGTAGCTATCGACAACAAAATCGAGCAAGCGATG GATCTGGTAAAGAGCCACTTGATGTACGCTGTCAGGGAGGAAGTGGAGGTCCTCAAAGAGCAAATCAAAGAGCTGATAGAGAAGAACTCGCAGCTGGAGCAAGAGAACACTCTGCTAAAAACACttgccagcccagagcagcttgCCCAGTTCCAAGCACAGCTGCAGACTGGTTCTCCGCCTTCCTCTTCCCAGTCACAAGGGACAGCGCAGCAGCCTGCTCAGCCAGCATCACAGGGCTCAGGGCCTTCAGCATAG
- the TSC22D1 gene encoding TSC22 domain family protein 1 isoform X4, with protein MDLVKSHLMYAVREEVEVLKEQIKELIEKNSQLEQENTLLKTLASPEQLAQFQAQLQTGSPPSSSQSQGTAQQPAQPASQGSGPSA; from the exons ATG GATCTGGTAAAGAGCCACTTGATGTACGCTGTCAGGGAGGAAGTGGAGGTCCTCAAAGAGCAAATCAAAGAGCTGATAGAGAAGAACTCGCAGCTGGAGCAAGAGAACACTCTGCTAAAAACACttgccagcccagagcagcttgCCCAGTTCCAAGCACAGCTGCAGACTGGTTCTCCGCCTTCCTCTTCCCAGTCACAAGGGACAGCGCAGCAGCCTGCTCAGCCAGCATCACAGGGCTCAGGGCCTTCAGCATAG